A stretch of Macadamia integrifolia cultivar HAES 741 chromosome 7, SCU_Mint_v3, whole genome shotgun sequence DNA encodes these proteins:
- the LOC122085243 gene encoding protein DETOXIFICATION 33-like codes for MAAAVEDLQVPLLVQNNNKEEEEADIEEIRSFSQFLKESLKENKKLWYLAVPAIFTTIAQYSLGAATQVFAGQLTTLELDAVSTENMVIAGLAFGIMLGMGSALETLCGQAYGAKQVHMLGIYMQRSWVILTLMAFALLPIYIFATPILRFFGQDEEIARLAGRFALYMIPQLFAYAINFPMQKFLQAQSKVMAMAWVSGLALIFHIFLSWLLIVQLQLGLVGAAIALDLSWWIVDLGQFVYIVMGYCPGAWTGFNWGAFRDLAAFARLSIASAIMLCLEFWYFMLLVVLAGNLKDAQIAVAAISICTNLNGWELMIFLGFNAAISVRISNELGARRPRAAKFSIIVVVLTSALIGVVFLTTILFLRNVYALPFTNSPEVAEAVSHLAVIFAFTLLLNSVQPVLTGVAVGAGWQWLIAYVNIGCYYVVGLPLGFFLGAQLDLGVEGIWAGMITGVGLQTVILTGITFGTNWSKEAEAAESRIKEWGGSIEHSIESIPVEHPIESIKDFKSSNDGTVLV; via the exons atGGCGGCGGCGGTGGAAGATTTGCAGGTTCCGTTATTGGTGCAGAATAataataaggaagaagaagaagcggaTATAGAGGAGATAAGGAGTTTCAGTCAATTCTTGAAGGAGTCGTTGAAGGAGAACAAGAAACTCTGGTACCTCGCCGTTCCTGCTATCTTCACCACCATTGCTCAGTACTCCCTCGGAGCCGCCACCCAAGTCTTCGCCGGTCAACTCACCACCCTCGAGCTCGATGCCGTCTCCACTGAGAACATGGTCATCGCCGGCCTCGCCTTTGGCATCATG TTGGGAATGGGAAGTGCACTTGAAACACTATGCGGGCAAGCATACGGAGCAAAACAGGTACACATGTTGGGTATATACATGCAACGTTCATGGGTCATCCTCACCTTGATGGCTTTCGCCCTGTTGCCCATCTACATCTTCGCCACTCCAATTTTGAGATTCTTCGGTCAAGATGAAGAGATCGCACGTCTCGCCGGAAGATTCGCACTCTACATGATCCCTCAATTGTTCGCATACGCAATCAACTTCCCCATGCAGAAGTTCTTGCAGGCACAAAGCAAGGTCATGGCCATGGCATGGGTGTCTGGCCTTGCACTGATCTTCCATATCTTCCTTAGTTGGCTCTTAATTGTACAATTGCAGCTTGGGTTGGTAGGTGCAGCAATTGCCCTCGATTTGTCTTGGTGGATAGTAGACTTGGGCCAATTTGTTTACATTGTCATGGGCTATTGCCCCGGAGCTTGGACCGGGTTCAATTGGGGAGCCTTCCGTGACTTGGCCGCCTTCGCTCGTCTTTCAATTGCTTCTGCCATTATGTTGTG CCTTGAATTCTGGTACTTCATGCTACTGGTGGTGTTAGCAGGCAACTTGAAGGATGCACAGATTGCAGTGGCTGCCATTTCCATCTG TACCAATCTCAATGGATGGGAGCTCATGATCTTCCTAGGTTTCAATGCAGCAATCAG TGTGAGGATCTCAAATGAACTTGGAGCAAGAAGGCCAAGGGCCGCGAAATTCTCAATAATTGTGGTGGTTCTAACGTCAGCATTGATAGGTGTAGTGTTCCTCACCACTATCTTGTTTCTGAGGAATGTGTATGCTCTTCCCTTCACAAATAGTCCCGAAGTTGCGGAAGCTGTGTCTCATCTAGCCGTCATCTTCGCCTTCACATTACTGCTCAACAGTGTTCAACCTGTTCTAACAG GTGTGGCTGTAGGAGCAGGATGGCAGTGGTTGATAGCTTATGTAAACATTGGATGTTACTATGTTGTGGGTCTTCCTCTAGGGTTCTTTCTTGGTGCTCAATTGGACTTGGGAGTAGAG GGAATATGGGCTGGAATGATCACTGGTGTTGGCTTGCAAACTGTGATCCTAACAGGCATCACTTTTGGAACAAACTGGAGTAaagag GCTGAGGCTGCAGAATCTAGGATAAAGGAATGGGGTGGATCAATAGAACACTCAATTGAAAGTATACCAGTAGAACACCCAATTGAAAGTATTAAG GATTTCAAGTCATCCAATGATGGAACAGTTTTGGTGTAA